The genomic window CCTATGACAAAACTGCGATGGTGTATGTccgaaaaattgtattaaatcaaaatttccttttgtatgaattatttaaagaatgtAGAAAATATAATTGTTGTTAACCTATTTTGTAGTTTTTTGAAGTGATCGAGGCATAGAATGGAAGTCTCTTTGTTGCAACGTAGTTTCGGTACGTGAGTATAACGTGCACGTGGAACAGAAAGGTGAAAGCTTTGCAGGGCTTTCGAAGGAACTCTTTTAGGACAAACCAACCATAGCGCGGGAAAATGAAAGTTAGTGGGCTTCTGGACGAATGGTGACCCACCTTCGTGTGGTGCCTCTCCCCGTGCACCGACCAGAACGTGACGGGGCACTTGGTCTTGTGACCGGTGCGAGTGTTGAACACCGTGCAGGAGTCGAAGGGCGGGCAGTACAGGTGAAGACTCACCGCCCTTTCCGTGTGACTGGGGTTCTCCACACAGTGGATCCCCAAAGAATCTGCAACAAAACATGGCCCCTTTTAAACATTGGATTTTTTCACAGAGGCAATAATAAGGGAGTTAGTTTGTGTAATCTTTGCCATGTTGACACTTGAACTCTAAAAACGATTTTTGTTGTTATGAGTTTAACACTAAATCCCGGCAGTTGTGTTATCATGTTTGTTTAAATGTGTATGGCCCATTCctgatcattattttatatttaattttcatactgttaaacttgtagactttttgagtgaACCTTCACAAGAGATATATGAAATTGTATAtacaactgaaactttttaggtttaaagtcaaatTCGCTGGCTGTTATGTGATATAGTTAATTTCTTTTagaataaaatattgaattttactTGGCCTTTTAAAATTGTCAGAATTTGTatgattttaaaatacttaataaaataaaataaaataaatttaatgaaagaaGTTTAAACCATACCACACAGTAGCCCGcggcattgcctttaaaccttaacattttcagttatttattccatttgattctccttatccatactgtaaaaattttactttGCCAGCTAAAGTAGTATATAAGAAGTATAAACTGTATGTGTAtacatatgcatatatatacatatgcataCATTTATTGAAATTCAGTCACtctaaaagtctacaagtttatctgtgttaaacataaatataaaataattatctagAATGGGACATACCCCTTAACTATATGATTATTCCTAGGGAGTTCCTTTTAAAGTATTAAACAAACTTCTAACACATTAGCCATTATAAAGCTATAGTTTGTTTTGCTAATCATGTGCTATTGACTTAACTTGATAACAGACACCAAATTCATATATGTCCATGGTCTTaagtctttattttttttgctgtatatttatttttgagctACATATTCAAAATTTATTGGCTGACTAGGTATAGACCTTTTCTTACCTAGCTTTAATACCttgttacattttaatatttactaatatGCTCCAGTCTGTAACTGTGAGATGCGTGGTAACCATAATACTTCATggcatagaaataaaataaaggtgtaatacaagtcacTTGGATGCTTTCATGAAacttctgaaaacacgtgttttatcGGCTCatatgccattttaattttttagttttacatCTACTACTTTTTATTAAGAGTTCTCACTAAAATTTTCAACTCTATACTTCTGATGCATTTGTTGCTagaccacaaatattttcaaataattgggTGTAAAAAGGTGTGCGTGTCTCTTTGTAGTTATTATCACTTGCGCTATTCTTTACACATAATATTACACTGAATATCTGTTGGAAGTAGTTGTGGTAGATCAACAAATACAAGGGAGGGTTCAAGTTAAATTTACAGAgaaagcccttaaataaaagtaatgccaaaaaaaagttttaaaaaatcaacTTGGCGTGTGATCTCATGATGTCTGCCTTAACGAGagccaatagttaaaagttcaAAACTTTATTCTGGTTGAATAACAGTTAAAACCAATATAGCGACCTTCGTTTCCCATGTCTCCTCAGGCATGTTCTACAATGACATGTAAATGGAGAGACGGATCTCTCGGAACAAGATTTTCTAAGATGGCACACAGACGAAGACAGATccatacggattagctcggcaatgttGAGCTCTTCATGCGACCAATATAAGCAGAGTACTTGGCTGGGGTGGTAGCCATGTTAGTTTATATTGTacatatgttaaaaattgtttcaagtacaagactATCTAGTgttgtttatttgtattatatactagctaatgcctggcaagagttgcaatgcctcaatattttttttgtaatttgtttgaagtaggtacacacacaaaagcatctctctatctctgtgtATCCCTCTGTATCTCTCTGTATATCCACATACATATCTATCTgtctatatatctatatttttatgtattttttttacctgtCAGGTGTGACATAAGTAtataaaacacgcgcgtattcgaatgcaacgttgtgtcaaaatttcaaagcattctGTGAACTTTCAGAGATTTCAGATATTCattgaacgaacatttacattttttatttatgtagaagATGTAAATACTGCCCTTACTATGATCTCgaagtataatatatataattatttttaattaaattaatattttgtaatgttaATGCAATCTAGTTGGTTGCCGTTGCACTGTGGAAGCGGCAGAACGGGCGCGTGCTCACCGTTGATGTAGCAGACCTCGTTGAGGCCCAGCGCGGAGCAGCCGGTCGGACGGAGCTCGTCCTGGGAGCCCTCCTGGGGCCAGGCGTACCGCGTCTCGCGCAGCGACCCCTGCAGCACCTTCATGAAGCAGTGCGCGTCGGCGTGATCGTGCACCGCCGACGCCTGGCCCTCGCCCCAGCACAGCAGCATCAGGTTGAATTTGCCGTTGCCTTCGTCCACCAGGTTGCGGGTGTACCTGTCGGTGAGAGAGCGCGTGTCCGGGTCAGTGGTGGCCCTGGGCCATTCTCGTTTGCAGGGTCTGATGTTTCGGAAAGGGGCCTTACCATGCCCCACGGAGAAAAGGAGGAGAGTTTGaagaataaaactatttttaacaacGTATTTGAATGAACCACGACCTCAAATTCCAATGGTTTTTCTGCCCAGTGTAATTGTTTCTCATAGGCCCGTCTACAATATTGCAATGTCCGATATTGTGTCCtacggacactgatcgctgacGTCTCTGTGGTCCCAATACATCGGTCAGCTTGAACTTTTTTGTCCCAATCCGTGTCCTTTGCTAGTATAGAAGAAGAAGGACTGCTCTCTGGTGAGGACTTAAGAAATCGGTAGATTCGGATATCGTACATCAAAATTGTAGACAGGGCTGTTTTCCGTGTGCAACAATGCGATGTCATTCACAGGATAACGACACGGACCacccacaggttcggactgttgtagatgCACCTTTTTGCGTATTCAGTTTGTATCTAAGTTCAATtatacgtatttaatatatgtgtgtgtttgtgtgtgtgttggctATGGTACAGTTTCCATCATAAACACATaaactgcttactttattttaatattttacgttaaaatacaattgggtATGTTGCACAGAACAATTGCTCCCGGGAACAATGTTCCACAATGTTTTATACACACATATTTTCAATAGTTTTGCATGAATCACAAACACAGttaattcttctttttttttaatatttaattttaaaatagaactggatacgcaataaggaacaaaTACTATCACATTCGTTAGTAAAACAAGTTACGAATATGTCACCACGCCGGTAACTTTAagattgtaaaacagtagaaagaaaaatatatttcctatgggcttcttttgataattcatgcATATCATGAAAACATGCAATTAATATTCTGATTTAAACTTGATAATTCATTTCACAGCGCATAAGTTTAGCAAGTGAAAATGTgatttctgtaaaataaaaattgtagccTTATGTGACGTTCGCgtcttttttaaaagttttcggaacacatCATAACTTCAacacttcaaatatggaaggcggAAAATCAAGCCGAAACGCAATAAGCTGAATGTTGaccgatgcttgcgttgcgttttaTTGCGTCGGCCAAGATATTGCTTGAGAACTTATTTTTAGGCTATCTGATGAACCTTCAGTGCTTCTTCGAACCCTGAAATCCTGAGATAAAAATTTCCTCTTACGGAAGCACCATCTTTACGCTGTGTGGCTCGCTCATGGTTATCAAGTCCAAATACGTGTGCGATGTCACGGCTCAATTCTAGTTTTGGGTATCAAATTGCTAAGCATTGGGCCGTACTTGACTAATCTAAAGCTGGGTAATGAGCTGCGTTATTATTGAGAAACATTGATCTATAGAAGGGCCATGGAACCACCTTGCCCCTCCCCGACTACGCCCTAAACTCCAACCACCTGTCATCCTCTCCCAATATCAGCCACCCAACACATCCCGTCACCTCTTGTGTCCCAACCCCACCAAGGCAACAGGCGTCAAGACCTGAAACAGTGGTAACACGATCATTCCAGCTCACAGTTCGGACTGCTTAGTCTGAACTGAAGCCTTCGCCACACACGATCAGGCTTGGTGTTGCTCTTGCTGTGGGATGTGTCGTTTCATCGTTGAATAAGGAAGAAAAAAACTTCGCaagttgcagttgcacttttagttggaCAAATGATAAAaacaaccaaagagtataaacaaagatgtctgccactaCACTCAGCTGGCTGATTGTTTGGACAGACAGTTTGGACTGGCTGTTCGCACACAAGGCAGTTCGGAATGATCGCTCTCGGTTCGATGGGTAGCCATCAGTTCGTCAACAATCCATCAGTTCCTACTGATTGTCCTTGTTCagacacgacagttccgactgttcTGTTCCAACTTATGAGTACTGATCGTGTGTGCGGGGGGTGGTCTTAAGACAAGAGGAAACCCGTTGTCGACTCCCTTCCGTTTGCTCCGATTCCCGTTTCCcgtgtttttcagaatttttgatTGATTACTTACAACATAAGCAATGGCCGATTACTTTTCTGATAGCATCCACGCTTTCAACGTATTATTgcccaaataaaaattaaaataaaaaaacacaatccTTCCTGTTGAAGCGCCCCACCTACCTGGgtgcacatacggtgtgcagggcttttttttaaaaaatctcaaaattgcTCAACTGTTTacggaaaaaatttaataagaataTGCTGATGGCAGATGAGTAGTTCTCTTtccgtatttcttttttaaaactgcATTTTTAGAATAGTGAAATTTCATGTCGTAGGATTGATGACGTCTTGCGACTTTTTGGTTTTACAAACGACCGCGAATTTCTTGTCCTGGTTGTGTTGTTGCGGTGCAAGCGTGGGTAGTTTTATAAATCTGGCCTTAACGTATTTATGCGCGTGTCCTTTAGACTGGGTGCATAAATTTGGCAAGGAACCTAAAAGCGCAAACACGCAACTCGGAACAAACGCAAGAAAACTAAGTAGAACGTTACTTTATAAAATAAGCAAGTCGCAAGACGTCGGCAAACTTTACAACTTGAAgctgtaaaaacaaaattattttttgtttcgaaAACGTGTGATAAAATGATGTAACTATCATATAAAAATCTTAATTTGATTTCACTAAGCAATAGTTTAATAATTGAAAACGTGATGGGTGTTATGCAAAGAAACCCAAAGCTTAGTATGTACATAACGTCAGcatctttaaaatttttgagaataCGGCACTTCAAATATAGAAGACAAAACGCAAGGCAAACGCAAAAAGTTGCTTGCGTAGCGTTTTTTTGCGTCTCGCTTAATTTACAAATGGGTATTTGAAAACATCCAGAAAGGATACAGGAATTTATTTCGGGACgcgatttgaaaaataaatttaagaccTTTGTATTAAAAAACCTATGTAAACATCAATGAGTTGGACAGTTACAGTTATCATTCTCAAAATAACATAGGTACTGCCTTCACCGAGATCTCGCATAATTTGTCACGTCCGCCACGGAGAACATCGTAATTTAGATTCTTGCGTTGTTTATAAACCTGGTCTTAAAgcacacattattattattattattattattatatagccGTAAACTAACAGTTAAAAGTTATGCTTTTACTGTTTACTTAGTAAAGTGAGAGAGTAAggtttttgtttatgtgtaacatcttagctctcggcatacggtaTTTGGCGGGAATGATTTtttgaatgcgacggaagtcaaggaacggaaatatgtaacaaccaTCTGCGGCTggggcgcgaaccaaagttcacaaaggcaaAGGGAAACTTTAGCTACTGTGTCAACTgttgaatgaattttaacaagatgggcagtattttaataaaatcccttgtcgaaaatcaggtctaaaaccggagtttagtaaaaaaaataattcgcttttatcggagcagtttcattatgtaCTTTAAAATTTTCTGTCTGAAAAAGAAATGATTCGTTAGTCGAAGTAGCTGCCCTGGCAGAATCTACGTGTGATTAacgtccagaaatgtaattgaaaaacacgctaggcattatttttaaaaattctacgtcAAATTCCGTGTCTGATTTTCGTATTGTACCTACGTGTGTATGctacgtgagaacacatgaatttgttcggtaccgaggttagatgttaaacatctctggcgagtactgaaggactggctcactttttttttttttacaggtgtTGTCCTAACCGCTGCGGGGCAAGGCCGCTGAGGGGTAATTATCGGGTAATTATCTCCCCTTAGCGGTCAGATGGTGAATGATTCATATTACGTTTTCTCGCGGGCCGACCGCGCTCAAACAAGTACCGTGCGAACCTCCCCGAAACTCCGCCCCGAACAGATTTCAGCAGGAAATAACTTTCTCCCGCTGGCTTTCTACGCCGGAAGGTCCGAATTGTGCGTACGAGATAC from Bacillus rossius redtenbacheri isolate Brsri chromosome 1, Brsri_v3, whole genome shotgun sequence includes these protein-coding regions:
- the LOC134528272 gene encoding cysteine dioxygenase type 1, with the translated sequence MTEVQRTLAPSDDGERPGKQRLSGGGVATLEDLGARLREAFEGDRVNVELVGDLMRAYKSSAADWRKFARFNRHRYTRNLVDEGNGKFNLMLLCWGEGQASAVHDHADAHCFMKVLQGSLRETRYAWPQEGSQDELRPTGCSALGLNEVCYINDSLGIHCVENPSHTERAVSLHLYCPPFDSCTVFNTRTGHKTKCPVTFWSVHGERHHTKVNRQDCCPEDS